A window of Halomonas sp. H10-9-1 contains these coding sequences:
- a CDS encoding monovalent cation/H+ antiporter complex subunit F, which translates to MSPLILLSLALMALALCLTFVRLWRGPSLPDRVVALELFSSILVGFIGVVAIATDVASLLDVAIVMALMAFMATIGFARFLERGGPRDD; encoded by the coding sequence ATGTCGCCCCTGATTCTGCTGAGCCTGGCGCTGATGGCGCTGGCGCTGTGCCTGACCTTCGTGCGCCTGTGGCGTGGCCCGAGCCTGCCCGACCGGGTGGTGGCCCTGGAGCTCTTCTCGTCGATCCTGGTGGGGTTCATCGGGGTGGTGGCCATCGCCACCGACGTGGCCAGCCTGCTCGACGTGGCCATCGTCATGGCGCTGATGGCCTTCATGGCCACCATTGGTTTCGCGCGCTTCCTGGAGCGGGGAGGGCCGCGGGATGACTGA
- a CDS encoding Na+/H+ antiporter subunit D: MSPEIALPILMPLMSGAVSLVFWRSRLMQRLVAVGGTAGLLTTALWLLASVSREGILVMHMGDWVAPFGISLVADLLGAIMVVLTGIIGFAVAIYSLATAGRGHEAYGYFPLMHLLLAGVAGAFLTGDIFNLYVWFEVMLVASFALLILGSEKAQMEGAIKYVTLNLLSSVIFLIAVGLLYGMVGTLNMADIARRLATVEEQGMVDALAMMFMVAFGIKAAAFPLFFWLPASYHTPPVAVSALFAGLLTKVGVYALFRVFTLIFHHSPGYTHEILLWGAGLTMLTGVLGAAAQYEFRRILSFHIVSQIGYMILGLALFTPLAIVGGVFYIIHHIIVKTNLFLVSGIVHRLRGSYQLKRLGGFYRSHPWLAVLFLIPALSLAGIPPLSGFLAKFIVIRAGLEAEAYGVTAIALLVGLLTLYSMIKIWSEVFWKSVPPEGEVDPYPRVRQQELWLMVAPVAGLALCTLSIGFYPAPIHALAEASATQLLDPEGYIQAVLGDPGGEGP; this comes from the coding sequence GTGAGTCCCGAGATCGCGCTGCCCATCCTGATGCCGCTGATGTCGGGGGCCGTGTCGCTGGTATTCTGGCGCTCGCGCCTGATGCAGCGGCTGGTCGCCGTGGGTGGCACTGCCGGACTGCTGACCACTGCCCTATGGCTGCTCGCCTCGGTGAGCCGCGAGGGCATCCTGGTGATGCACATGGGGGACTGGGTCGCGCCCTTCGGCATCAGCCTGGTGGCCGACCTGCTGGGCGCCATCATGGTGGTGCTCACCGGCATCATCGGCTTCGCCGTGGCGATCTACTCGCTGGCCACCGCCGGCCGTGGCCATGAGGCCTACGGCTACTTCCCGCTGATGCACCTGCTGCTGGCCGGGGTGGCCGGCGCCTTCCTCACCGGCGACATCTTCAACCTCTATGTGTGGTTCGAGGTGATGCTGGTCGCCTCCTTCGCGCTGCTGATTCTCGGCAGCGAGAAGGCGCAGATGGAGGGGGCGATCAAGTACGTGACACTGAACCTGCTCTCCTCGGTGATCTTCCTGATCGCCGTGGGGCTGCTCTACGGCATGGTGGGCACCCTCAACATGGCCGATATCGCCAGGCGCCTGGCCACAGTAGAGGAGCAGGGCATGGTGGATGCCCTGGCGATGATGTTCATGGTCGCCTTCGGCATCAAGGCGGCGGCCTTCCCGCTGTTCTTCTGGCTGCCGGCCTCCTACCACACCCCGCCGGTGGCGGTGTCGGCGCTGTTCGCGGGGCTCTTGACCAAGGTCGGCGTCTACGCGCTGTTCCGGGTGTTCACGCTGATCTTTCACCACAGCCCGGGCTATACGCACGAGATCCTGCTGTGGGGAGCAGGATTGACCATGCTTACCGGGGTGCTGGGGGCGGCGGCCCAGTACGAGTTCCGGCGCATCCTGTCGTTCCATATCGTCAGCCAGATCGGCTACATGATCCTGGGTCTGGCGCTGTTCACGCCGCTGGCGATCGTCGGTGGGGTCTTCTACATCATCCATCACATCATCGTGAAGACGAACCTCTTCCTGGTCAGTGGCATCGTCCACCGGCTGCGCGGCAGCTACCAGCTCAAGCGCCTGGGGGGCTTCTATCGCAGCCACCCGTGGCTTGCCGTGCTGTTCCTGATCCCGGCCCTGTCGCTGGCCGGTATCCCGCCGCTCTCGGGGTTCCTGGCCAAGTTCATCGTGATCCGCGCCGGCCTCGAGGCCGAGGCCTACGGTGTCACCGCCATCGCCTTGCTGGTGGGATTGCTGACCCTCTACTCCATGATCAAGATCTGGTCAGAGGTGTTCTGGAAGTCGGTGCCGCCGGAGGGCGAGGTCGACCCCTATCCCAGGGTGCGCCAGCAGGAGCTGTGGCTGATGGTGGCGCCGGTGGCGGGGCTGGCGCTGTGCACCCTGTCCATCGGCTTCTATCCGGCGCCGATACACGCCCTGGCCGAGGCCTCGGCGACCCAACTGCTCGACCCGGAGGGCTACATCCAGGCGGTGCTGGGCGACCCGGGGGGGGAGGGGCCATGA
- a CDS encoding Na+/H+ antiporter subunit E has translation MIGAAWNLLLGGAWVVLTGDFRGLNLLAGLLFGYLVLALMQPQVPALAGYAQRLPRLLAFIGFFIKELMMANLKVAFDIITPPWYMKPGVIAMPLRARSEFEIAFVANLISLTPGTLSLDVSDDRRVLYIHAMFLDDEAALRRNLAELERRALELFH, from the coding sequence ATGATCGGCGCGGCCTGGAACCTGCTGCTGGGGGGCGCCTGGGTGGTGCTCACCGGCGACTTCCGCGGCCTCAACCTGCTTGCCGGCCTGCTCTTCGGCTACCTGGTGCTGGCGCTGATGCAGCCCCAGGTGCCGGCGCTTGCCGGCTATGCCCAGCGCCTGCCGCGGTTGCTGGCCTTCATCGGCTTCTTCATCAAGGAGCTGATGATGGCCAACCTCAAGGTGGCCTTCGATATCATCACCCCGCCCTGGTACATGAAGCCCGGGGTGATCGCCATGCCGCTCCGGGCGCGCAGCGAGTTCGAGATCGCCTTCGTTGCCAACCTGATCTCGCTGACCCCGGGCACCCTGAGCCTGGATGTCTCCGACGACCGCCGGGTGCTCTATATCCATGCCATGTTCCTGGACGACGAGGCGGCGCTGCGCCGCAACCTGGCGGAGCTGGAGCGCCGCGCCCTGGAGCTGTTCCATTGA
- a CDS encoding Na+/H+ antiporter subunit C: MEPLMAVVIGILFATAIYMMLRRSIVKLVIGLMLLSNAANLLIFATAGMTRGAPPLVPEGLTAPEGAVADPLPQALVLTAIVIAFGVLSFAVVLVRRAWEIVRADDLDKMKDTDT; this comes from the coding sequence ATGGAACCCTTGATGGCCGTCGTCATCGGCATCCTGTTTGCCACCGCCATCTACATGATGTTGCGCCGCTCCATCGTCAAGCTGGTGATCGGTCTGATGCTGCTCTCCAACGCCGCCAACCTGCTGATCTTCGCCACCGCCGGCATGACCCGCGGGGCGCCGCCGCTGGTGCCGGAGGGGCTCACCGCCCCCGAGGGAGCGGTCGCCGATCCGCTACCCCAGGCGCTGGTGCTCACCGCCATCGTCATCGCCTTCGGGGTGCTGTCGTTCGCCGTGGTGCTGGTGCGGCGCGCCTGGGAGATCGTGCGTGCCGATGACCTGGACAAGATGAAGGATACCGACACGTGA